In Blastocatellia bacterium, the following are encoded in one genomic region:
- a CDS encoding tetratricopeptide repeat protein, with translation MPKKKIKQTGTGNIALSGIKNSEITVIIGVSHEYNELLEKLETQEKLLSLTPENDTIERQKISKKIEAIKITIEEFKRDVIKLAEQFQRAEIESPQVINVRLNNAKRLFLEGKFRDARAVFDTERDQMRDEKSRLLVKRDEYKTDILPRLKNLANEYFIHALLAQLDYSNKNWFKEARQHFEDSIETYPTKYNVFEYAYFLWRHNHVKDSEKYWQQFLTDFAAEISLPEKARALNNLGLLQWDSNEYQRGLDYCEEAYGIYTILLKDGPSIYLSERAGTLNNIAMFHGELGEHSKAEKEYEEVLRTYSKLNEDTPSDHRLFEIGKISGNLGSIYTDTKKYRKALAALKKSLAIYKQVTGKFDVLFYVATSLHNLGRLHHIQKKYKESIEAYETALEIRMKLAEYNPMVYIPEGACTLSNLAYIYTQVPDKEKSIEYALKTLLVLLPIYEQVPFTQGYMRNALNVLNGWGLSHDEIDQMLAEAATAE, from the coding sequence ATGCCCAAGAAAAAGATCAAACAAACCGGCACGGGCAACATTGCGCTCTCAGGTATCAAGAATTCTGAGATCACTGTAATTATAGGTGTAAGTCACGAATATAACGAATTGCTTGAAAAACTAGAGACTCAAGAAAAGCTACTCTCTCTTACCCCTGAAAATGACACTATTGAACGTCAAAAAATATCGAAGAAGATTGAAGCAATCAAAATAACCATAGAAGAGTTCAAACGCGATGTTATAAAGCTTGCTGAACAATTCCAACGGGCAGAGATAGAGAGTCCACAGGTTATTAATGTTCGTTTAAATAATGCGAAGAGACTTTTTCTGGAAGGCAAATTTCGAGATGCACGAGCTGTTTTTGATACAGAACGGGACCAAATGAGAGATGAAAAATCGCGGCTTTTGGTTAAACGTGATGAGTATAAAACGGACATCTTGCCTAGACTTAAGAATCTTGCAAACGAATATTTCATCCACGCTTTATTAGCTCAGTTAGACTACTCAAACAAGAATTGGTTTAAAGAAGCTCGTCAACATTTTGAAGACTCAATTGAAACCTATCCAACCAAGTATAACGTCTTTGAATATGCTTACTTTTTATGGAGGCACAATCATGTCAAAGACTCTGAAAAGTATTGGCAGCAGTTTTTGACCGACTTTGCCGCCGAAATTTCTTTGCCTGAAAAAGCAAGAGCATTAAACAATTTAGGTTTGCTCCAATGGGACTCAAACGAATATCAAAGGGGATTAGATTACTGTGAAGAGGCTTACGGAATATACACCATCCTACTAAAAGATGGTCCATCAATCTACCTATCTGAACGGGCAGGAACCTTGAATAATATTGCTATGTTTCATGGCGAATTAGGAGAGCACTCAAAAGCCGAAAAAGAGTATGAGGAGGTATTACGAACATATAGTAAGTTGAACGAAGATACCCCGTCAGATCACCGCTTGTTTGAAATCGGAAAGATATCAGGCAATCTAGGTAGTATATACACCGACACCAAAAAATATAGAAAAGCCTTGGCAGCACTCAAGAAATCTTTAGCGATTTACAAGCAGGTAACGGGTAAATTCGATGTTCTGTTTTATGTTGCGACCTCACTTCATAATCTTGGCAGACTTCATCATATACAGAAGAAATATAAAGAATCTATAGAAGCCTATGAAACGGCTTTAGAGATTAGGATGAAATTGGCAGAGTACAATCCTATGGTATATATCCCTGAAGGGGCGTGTACACTCTCCAACCTCGCTTATATTTATACACAGGTGCCTGATAAAGAAAAATCTATCGAGTATGCGTTGAAAACACTTCTCGTTCTATTGCCAATCTATGAACAAGTTCCTTTTACGCAGGGTTATATGCGAAATGCGCTGAATGTCCTAAATGGTTGGGGGCTAAGCCATGATGAAATTGACCAAATGCTTGCAGAGGCAGCAACGGCTGAATAA